In Pedobacter sp. WC2423, the following are encoded in one genomic region:
- the chrA gene encoding chromate efflux transporter, with product MEKRQLLFVKDVFLFTFTAFGGAQAHISLLLKYFVKQTHYISEEDLLELNALAQILPGPASTQTLVGIAHKVGGLKLALITFLIWIIPSAAIMTFAAISFAQLDHKVKFILILKYIQPIALGIVAFGAYTLSRKVLVTQTAVFLAVSAVIVTLVLRNAYVFPLAILVGGMISSALETPKEESEIRVKLFANINPKKLAYFFGVLLFLAALGAIINRTSPFSLPIRLFENFYRNGIFIFGGGQVLVPLMFTEFVQMKHYLGSSEFLSGFALQQALPGPTFSFTSYLGAISMKNFGYSIYGQVMGGIVGVLGINLPGLILVLFIVPFWEDLKKITRIRHSLSGINAVSAGFIIAAFVLLVKPVGFDVLSIVIIAVTFLILNFTRISPPLIVLAGILLGYLM from the coding sequence ATGGAAAAACGACAGCTCCTGTTTGTTAAAGATGTCTTTCTTTTCACATTTACAGCATTTGGTGGTGCTCAGGCACATATCTCTCTTTTGCTAAAGTATTTTGTGAAGCAAACTCATTACATTTCTGAAGAAGATTTGCTGGAACTGAATGCACTGGCACAGATCTTACCCGGGCCGGCTTCTACACAAACACTGGTTGGGATTGCGCATAAGGTTGGCGGGCTAAAGCTGGCGCTGATTACTTTCCTGATCTGGATTATTCCATCGGCAGCAATCATGACTTTTGCAGCCATTAGTTTTGCACAGCTTGATCATAAAGTAAAGTTTATATTGATCTTAAAGTATATTCAGCCTATTGCTTTAGGGATTGTTGCCTTCGGGGCATATACGCTTTCCCGAAAAGTACTGGTCACACAAACGGCTGTTTTCTTAGCGGTTTCTGCTGTTATTGTGACTTTAGTATTAAGAAATGCCTATGTTTTTCCGCTGGCTATCCTGGTTGGCGGAATGATTTCTTCTGCTTTGGAGACTCCAAAAGAGGAAAGTGAAATCAGGGTAAAGTTATTTGCGAATATTAACCCGAAAAAACTAGCTTATTTTTTCGGCGTATTGTTGTTCCTGGCTGCCCTGGGTGCAATTATTAACAGGACTTCTCCTTTTAGTTTGCCGATCAGACTGTTTGAAAACTTTTACCGTAACGGGATCTTTATTTTTGGTGGCGGGCAGGTATTAGTTCCGCTGATGTTTACGGAATTTGTACAAATGAAGCATTACCTGGGTTCTTCTGAGTTCTTATCTGGTTTTGCTTTGCAACAAGCTTTACCGGGGCCAACTTTTTCTTTTACGAGTTACCTTGGGGCGATTAGTATGAAGAATTTTGGTTATAGTATTTATGGACAGGTAATGGGCGGAATAGTAGGTGTTCTGGGCATTAACCTTCCGGGATTAATCCTGGTCCTGTTCATTGTTCCGTTCTGGGAAGATCTGAAGAAAATCACCAGGATCAGACATTCTTTGTCCGGCATCAATGCGGTGAGTGCCGGCTTTATTATCGCCGCATTTGTATTACTGGTAAAACCTGTTGGCTTTGATGTATTATCGATTGTAATCATTGCGGTTACTTTTCTGATCCTGAACTTTACCAGGATCAGCCCTCCGCTGATTGTATTGGCAGGAATATTACTGGGCTACTTGATGTAG
- a CDS encoding tetratricopeptide repeat protein gives MATEPNDPFILYALATEYNSLNDTEQAFYYYHKLVEDHPSYVGTYYHLGKLYQKQEQTGKAVEIYQLGMKRAREKGDGHAFSELQGAYNMAAGLDYEDD, from the coding sequence TTGGCAACAGAACCTAATGATCCATTTATCTTATACGCACTGGCAACAGAGTATAACTCGTTAAATGATACTGAACAAGCCTTTTATTATTATCATAAATTAGTAGAAGATCATCCGTCCTATGTTGGAACTTATTATCATTTAGGTAAATTATATCAAAAACAGGAGCAGACCGGTAAGGCGGTTGAAATTTATCAGCTCGGCATGAAAAGAGCGAGAGAAAAGGGTGATGGACATGCTTTCTCAGAGTTGCAGGGGGCTTATAACATGGCAGCAGGTTTGGATTATGAGGACGATTAA
- a CDS encoding electron transfer flavoprotein beta subunit/FixA family protein — MKILVCISNVPDTTTKITFTNDNTQFNTAGVTFIVNPYDEIALSRAIELCAGGKGTVTVINVGESATEPTIRKALAIGADDAVRIDAAPRDAYFTAFQIAEYAKEGNFDMILTGRESIDYNGAQVAAMVGGFLDIPSISIIKKLDYDGTTATLEREIEGGKEVVTVTGKFVASCAEGVAVPTIPTMRGIMSARSKPLVVVAAQPIEEVIKVVQFETPPARGTVKLIPAEEAANLISLLHTEAKVI, encoded by the coding sequence ATGAAAATATTAGTTTGTATCAGTAACGTGCCCGACACAACGACAAAAATAACTTTTACTAATGATAATACCCAATTCAATACTGCGGGAGTTACGTTTATCGTGAACCCTTATGATGAAATTGCGTTATCAAGAGCGATTGAACTTTGTGCTGGTGGTAAAGGAACAGTAACAGTAATTAATGTTGGAGAAAGTGCTACTGAACCAACAATCAGAAAAGCATTGGCCATTGGTGCTGATGATGCTGTCAGAATTGATGCAGCTCCGCGTGATGCTTATTTCACAGCTTTTCAAATCGCTGAATATGCTAAAGAAGGTAATTTTGATATGATCCTTACCGGTCGTGAATCAATTGATTATAACGGCGCGCAGGTAGCTGCAATGGTAGGTGGCTTTTTAGATATCCCATCCATCTCTATTATTAAAAAATTAGACTATGACGGAACTACTGCAACTCTGGAAAGAGAAATTGAAGGTGGTAAAGAAGTAGTGACCGTAACTGGTAAATTTGTAGCCAGCTGTGCCGAAGGCGTAGCGGTTCCAACCATCCCAACCATGAGAGGTATTATGTCAGCAAGATCAAAACCATTAGTGGTCGTTGCTGCTCAGCCAATCGAAGAAGTAATTAAAGTAGTACAGTTTGAAACTCCTCCTGCCCGCGGAACCGTTAAATTGATTCCGGCAGAAGAAGCAGCTAACCTGATCAGCCTGCTGCATACCGAAGCTAAAGTAATCTAA
- a CDS encoding electron transfer flavoprotein subunit alpha/FixB family protein, which translates to MSVLVYVEQVDGKFKKSVFEAVSYAKAIADKTGTSLTAVSIGNVADSELQELGKYGAAKVLNVASAELKNFVNQAYAAVIAEAAQKEGAEVIVLSNSFSGKGLAPRVAVKLKAGLVDGAVELPQVDGGKFLVKKGAFSGKAFAVTELISANKVIALNPNAFGVKESPVTATIEAFSPAVQTTDLAAIVKEIVRATDKVSLPDAELVVSAGRGLKGPENWGMIEELAGLLGAATACSKPVSDADWRPHSEHVGQTGIAISPNLYIAIGISGAIQHLAGVSSSKVIVVINKDPEAPFFKVADYGIVGDAFEVVPKLIEALKAHQA; encoded by the coding sequence ATGTCAGTTTTAGTATATGTAGAACAAGTCGATGGTAAATTTAAGAAATCCGTTTTTGAAGCGGTTTCTTATGCAAAAGCCATTGCAGATAAAACAGGGACTAGCCTTACCGCAGTATCTATTGGTAACGTTGCAGATAGCGAATTACAAGAATTAGGTAAATATGGTGCAGCCAAAGTATTAAACGTGGCGAGCGCAGAGTTAAAGAATTTCGTAAACCAGGCCTATGCCGCTGTAATTGCAGAAGCTGCTCAGAAAGAAGGTGCTGAAGTGATCGTACTTTCCAACTCATTTTCAGGAAAAGGCCTTGCACCACGTGTAGCTGTTAAATTAAAAGCAGGTTTAGTTGATGGTGCTGTAGAGCTTCCACAAGTAGATGGCGGAAAATTTTTAGTTAAAAAAGGTGCTTTCTCCGGAAAAGCATTTGCCGTGACTGAGCTGATTTCAGCAAACAAAGTAATCGCATTGAATCCAAATGCTTTCGGCGTTAAAGAATCACCGGTTACTGCAACAATCGAGGCTTTCTCTCCTGCTGTTCAGACTACTGATCTTGCAGCAATTGTTAAAGAAATTGTAAGGGCTACAGATAAAGTTTCTCTGCCTGACGCTGAACTGGTAGTTTCTGCAGGAAGAGGTCTTAAAGGACCAGAAAACTGGGGTATGATCGAAGAACTGGCTGGATTGTTAGGTGCAGCTACAGCTTGCTCTAAACCAGTTTCGGATGCAGACTGGAGACCACACTCAGAACACGTTGGTCAGACAGGTATTGCAATCAGTCCTAATTTGTATATTGCTATAGGTATATCAGGAGCTATCCAGCATTTAGCCGGAGTAAGTTCATCTAAAGTAATTGTAGTCATCAATAAAGATCCGGAAGCTCCTTTCTTTAAAGTTGCTGATTATGGAATCGTTGGAGATGCCTTTGAGGTTGTTCCTAAATTAATTGAGGCTCTAAAAGCACATCAAGCTTAA
- a CDS encoding bifunctional nuclease domain-containing protein → MKKVKLDIVGLSYSQTQSGAYALVLGEVNGRRRLPIIIGAFEAQAIAIEIEKMTPSRPLTHDLFKTFAQTYKIEIKEILIYNLVDGVFFAKLICTDGERTEEIDARTSDAIALAVRFNSSIYTYEFILSSAGIVIEGNDFVFLENMDNLNKEHGQEDIDTSIPGTGFGNLSVEELNQKLQEAIAEEAYEKAARIRDELNKRNSSQ, encoded by the coding sequence ATGAAAAAAGTAAAACTAGATATTGTTGGTTTATCCTATAGCCAAACCCAATCCGGAGCCTACGCACTGGTACTTGGAGAAGTAAACGGCAGAAGACGTTTGCCTATCATCATAGGTGCATTCGAAGCTCAGGCTATTGCAATTGAGATTGAAAAAATGACCCCAAGCAGGCCATTGACGCATGATCTGTTCAAAACATTTGCGCAGACTTATAAAATTGAAATTAAAGAAATTCTGATCTACAACCTGGTGGATGGTGTCTTCTTTGCGAAGCTGATCTGTACAGACGGTGAAAGAACAGAAGAAATTGACGCCAGAACATCGGATGCGATTGCACTGGCTGTTCGTTTCAATTCCTCAATTTACACTTACGAATTTATTTTATCCTCCGCAGGTATCGTTATTGAAGGCAACGACTTTGTTTTTCTCGAGAACATGGATAATTTGAATAAGGAACATGGACAGGAAGATATTGATACTTCAATTCCCGGAACTGGCTTTGGAAACCTTAGCGTTGAGGAACTTAATCAAAAACTTCAGGAAGCTATTGCTGAGGAAGCCTATGAAAAAGCGGCCCGTATCAGAGATGAACTCAACAAAAGAAATTCATCCCAATAG
- a CDS encoding NupC/NupG family nucleoside CNT transporter, whose amino-acid sequence MERFHGVIGVIFILGLAYLCSNNKKKINFRLVASGLTLQIVIAVLVLRVAPVQHFFEFLGKGMQKIEQFAKVGVDFVYGGVAVIGFDGKTHAYAAPESFIFAFNVTATIILVCVLVAIFYHFGIMQRIVSVIAKGMNFIMRVSGAEALSNVASAFVGQVEAQVMIKPYLKGMTKSELLASMSGSLACIAGGILIVYANMGAQAGMNLAPKLIMASLMAAPGALIISKIVFPETEVSQTMGKVKLEVKSEYTNLIDAISHGAGEGFKIAMNVIAMLIGFIALIALVDYTLVHIGHLFNPNFNLSLDWIFGRLFYPFAWSMGIPDVDVSNAATLLGQKLTVNEFLAFKNLTTKAVPIVTEKGVLIISIAICGFANFSSVGMQIGGIGELAPERRADLAKLGLKALMCGTLASYLSASIAGVLM is encoded by the coding sequence ATGGAGCGTTTTCACGGAGTAATTGGCGTCATTTTTATACTGGGCCTGGCTTATCTTTGTTCTAACAACAAGAAGAAGATTAATTTTAGACTTGTAGCAAGTGGCCTCACGCTTCAGATAGTCATCGCAGTTCTTGTGCTTAGAGTTGCTCCTGTTCAGCACTTCTTTGAATTTCTTGGAAAAGGAATGCAGAAAATCGAGCAATTTGCTAAAGTAGGTGTTGATTTTGTTTATGGTGGTGTTGCCGTGATCGGTTTTGATGGTAAAACACATGCCTATGCCGCCCCTGAAAGTTTCATTTTTGCTTTTAATGTAACCGCCACAATCATCCTGGTTTGTGTGCTGGTAGCTATATTTTATCATTTCGGTATTATGCAGCGTATTGTTTCTGTGATTGCCAAAGGAATGAACTTTATTATGCGTGTGAGTGGCGCTGAAGCTTTAAGTAACGTAGCCAGTGCCTTTGTTGGCCAGGTTGAAGCTCAGGTCATGATCAAACCTTATCTTAAAGGAATGACAAAAAGTGAATTGCTGGCCTCCATGAGCGGTAGTTTAGCCTGTATTGCCGGTGGTATCCTGATTGTTTATGCAAATATGGGTGCTCAGGCAGGAATGAACCTTGCCCCGAAACTAATAATGGCCAGTTTGATGGCAGCTCCCGGAGCTTTGATTATTTCCAAAATAGTTTTCCCGGAAACAGAAGTTTCACAAACTATGGGTAAAGTAAAACTTGAGGTTAAAAGTGAATATACGAACCTGATTGATGCGATTTCGCATGGTGCAGGAGAAGGTTTTAAGATTGCAATGAACGTAATTGCGATGTTAATCGGCTTTATTGCCTTAATCGCTTTAGTAGATTATACTTTAGTTCACATCGGCCATCTTTTCAATCCAAACTTTAATTTATCACTGGACTGGATTTTTGGCAGATTATTCTATCCATTTGCCTGGTCAATGGGTATTCCTGATGTAGATGTAAGTAATGCAGCTACCCTGCTTGGTCAAAAATTAACCGTGAATGAATTCCTTGCTTTCAAAAACCTGACTACTAAAGCAGTTCCGATTGTTACCGAAAAAGGTGTATTGATCATCAGTATCGCTATTTGCGGTTTTGCTAATTTCAGCAGCGTTGGTATGCAGATTGGTGGAATTGGAGAGCTTGCACCAGAACGTCGTGCAGACTTAGCTAAACTAGGCTTAAAAGCGTTAATGTGCGGAACATTAGCTTCTTACCTTTCTGCTTCTATTGCAGGTGTATTAATGTAA
- a CDS encoding ketopantoate reductase family protein: protein MKTTEFAIIGLGGVGGYFGFKLAQKYAADSAINVTFIAREKTYEIVKENGLTLLSPAHEDPIARPHQILKTVAELGHTDVFVICVKEYDLENICNQLKDKIKSDTVILPLMNGVDIYERIRKIITGGIVLPSCVYVASHIKEKGVVEHKGNPGKITVGKDPEHPEFDPKSIVDLFKKASVDIDYKEDSFPAIWSKYFFIASFGLVSARYNKSIGQVNEEEELHQRALAVMQEIQAIAVKKEIALPENIIEQTFQKAASFPFQTPTSLQLDVQSGKENTELELFAGAIIAYGKELGIPVPETTDIYNEIKNGMLV from the coding sequence ATGAAAACAACAGAATTTGCTATAATCGGCTTAGGTGGTGTTGGTGGTTATTTCGGTTTTAAACTAGCTCAGAAATATGCTGCAGACAGCGCAATCAATGTTACTTTTATTGCCCGCGAAAAAACCTACGAAATTGTTAAAGAAAATGGTCTTACCCTGCTTTCTCCAGCGCATGAAGATCCTATTGCCAGACCACATCAAATTTTAAAAACTGTAGCTGAACTAGGTCATACCGATGTATTTGTTATCTGTGTCAAAGAATATGATCTGGAGAATATCTGTAATCAATTAAAGGATAAAATCAAAAGCGATACTGTTATCCTGCCTTTAATGAATGGTGTGGATATTTATGAAAGAATACGGAAAATAATCACTGGTGGAATTGTACTGCCTTCCTGTGTTTATGTAGCTTCACATATCAAAGAAAAAGGAGTTGTCGAACACAAAGGAAATCCTGGTAAAATCACTGTAGGAAAAGACCCGGAACATCCCGAATTCGATCCTAAAAGTATCGTTGACTTGTTTAAGAAAGCTTCGGTCGATATCGACTACAAAGAAGATTCATTCCCGGCTATCTGGTCCAAATACTTTTTCATTGCAAGTTTTGGATTGGTTTCTGCCAGGTACAACAAATCAATTGGACAAGTTAACGAGGAGGAAGAATTACACCAGAGAGCATTAGCAGTAATGCAGGAAATACAAGCAATCGCAGTCAAAAAAGAGATAGCTCTTCCTGAAAACATTATTGAACAGACTTTTCAGAAAGCAGCCTCCTTCCCTTTCCAAACACCGACTTCTTTACAGCTGGATGTACAATCCGGAAAAGAAAACACGGAACTTGAACTATTTGCCGGAGCGATTATAGCCTATGGAAAAGAGCTGGGCATTCCTGTTCCGGAAACCACTGACATTTATAATGAAATCAAAAACGGCATGCTGGTTTAG
- a CDS encoding 2OG-Fe(II) oxygenase — protein MALASQLKENLHSLYQDKLLLSAGTGNETIVSHDQLVRSDKIYWLDRKHGNIHENSFFDLMDSFVSYLNSTCYTGITGYEFHYTLYEEGSFYKKHLDQFKNNDSRQYSMIIYLNANWQENDGGELCIHHSDSLQKISPDNGKSVFFKSSELVHEVLITHKQRLSITGWLKIN, from the coding sequence GTGGCTTTAGCCTCTCAACTCAAAGAAAACCTGCATAGTCTTTACCAGGATAAATTACTGCTATCTGCAGGAACGGGAAATGAAACTATAGTTTCTCATGATCAGCTGGTTAGAAGTGACAAGATCTACTGGCTGGACAGGAAGCACGGCAATATTCACGAAAACAGCTTTTTCGATTTGATGGATAGCTTTGTCAGTTATCTCAACAGCACTTGTTATACCGGTATTACTGGTTATGAATTTCATTATACATTGTATGAAGAAGGAAGTTTTTATAAAAAACATCTTGATCAGTTCAAGAACAATGATAGCAGACAATATTCAATGATCATTTATTTAAATGCAAACTGGCAGGAAAATGATGGCGGAGAACTTTGTATTCATCATTCGGATAGTTTGCAAAAAATATCACCTGATAATGGTAAAAGTGTTTTCTTCAAAAGCAGTGAACTTGTACATGAAGTTTTAATCACACATAAACAAAGACTAAGTATAACCGGCTGGTTGAAAATTAATTAA
- a CDS encoding retropepsin-like aspartic protease translates to MKLIFNLCLLLAICIRANAQEFTYNQGGTSAKNYYEEIPYQTINGKMFIQVELHGKKHKFLFDTGAPVAISPELVTQLKAKFLDEDTLSDVNGVTDTMGVVQIPQIKIGKIRFDHIPAITLFPDFYRCWGIDGVIGSNILRNSIVSIDGKKQVIILTDQLEKLKLNDSYSSPMITNTSYQSNPIIKIQLKDNTTIDLGFDTGDNEFLRISEELLSQLPDSGAYEILAKGYGANTIGGLGLQQSAEKYLLRFPQIKIGNGLFNNTIMETNKSGSSAIGSKILLYGVVTLDFIHSKFYFNSTKKDNEVREKQWPFVPTVINDRLAVGVVWDKYKNEVKPGQRIVAIDNVDYADVTLCDMLNRPHILAGKETAIITIKDDQGNLQKIQISKLHY, encoded by the coding sequence ATGAAACTCATTTTCAACCTTTGTTTACTCCTGGCAATTTGCATCCGGGCCAATGCACAAGAATTCACCTATAACCAGGGAGGAACTTCTGCTAAAAACTATTATGAAGAGATTCCCTATCAAACGATAAACGGCAAAATGTTCATTCAGGTAGAACTGCATGGCAAAAAGCATAAATTCTTATTTGATACCGGCGCCCCCGTTGCGATTAGTCCGGAACTGGTTACGCAGCTGAAAGCGAAATTTCTGGACGAAGACACACTTTCAGATGTCAACGGCGTTACCGATACGATGGGAGTCGTGCAGATCCCGCAAATCAAAATAGGTAAAATCAGGTTTGATCACATCCCTGCAATTACGCTATTCCCCGACTTTTACAGGTGCTGGGGTATAGACGGAGTTATAGGAAGTAATATTCTCCGCAATTCCATTGTGAGTATCGATGGAAAAAAGCAGGTTATTATTTTGACCGATCAGCTGGAAAAATTAAAACTGAATGATAGCTATAGCTCCCCGATGATTACCAATACAAGTTATCAAAGTAATCCAATTATTAAGATTCAGCTAAAAGATAACACTACAATCGATCTGGGATTCGATACAGGTGATAATGAATTTCTTCGCATCTCTGAAGAGCTGTTGAGCCAGCTACCTGATTCCGGAGCTTATGAAATCCTGGCCAAAGGTTATGGAGCCAATACCATAGGCGGACTGGGATTGCAGCAAAGTGCCGAAAAATATTTATTGAGGTTTCCCCAGATAAAAATAGGTAATGGATTGTTTAACAACACCATTATGGAAACCAATAAAAGTGGCAGTTCAGCTATAGGATCAAAGATTTTACTATACGGAGTGGTGACACTGGATTTTATTCACAGTAAATTCTACTTTAACAGCACTAAAAAAGACAATGAAGTCAGAGAGAAACAATGGCCATTTGTACCTACTGTAATTAATGACCGGCTTGCGGTTGGTGTAGTTTGGGACAAATATAAAAATGAAGTAAAACCCGGCCAGCGTATCGTGGCCATTGATAATGTAGATTACGCCGATGTTACCCTATGTGATATGCTGAACCGTCCGCATATATTAGCAGGCAAAGAAACAGCTATTATCACCATAAAGGACGATCAGGGGAACCTGCAAAAAATACAGATCAGTAAACTGCACTATTAA